A window of Fibrobacter sp. UWR2 genomic DNA:
GTAGCGGATCTTGAGGCGGTTGTCTTCGGTGAGGTCGAGAATCTCTACGTCGCCGCCGTCGCCCTGCAGCATGCCGCGTACGGACTGGTGGAGCCAGGCCTCGATTTTCTCGATTTTCTGCGGTTTGGTCATCGCGTTCCATTCGGCATCCGCTTCCGCACGGCCTTCGGCGGTCTGCGTGCGGTACTTGATGCGGTCCATTTTTTCGCGCACAAGAATCGCCGTGCCCTTCTTTTCGGGGTAGGCCTGCGCAACGGCCTCGATAAGCTGCTGCATCTGCGAAATTTCGGGCGCATTTTCCGGAATGGCCCTTACGTCGGGCGTATCGCGGAGGCTTTCCTCGATGCTCACTGCAGTAATGGAGCACGCCTCGTCGATGGTCTTCTGCTGAATCATCTTGCAGAACGTGTCGGCAAGTGCGGTGAATATGGGGCCACCGTAGGTAAAGAACCTCGTCTCAAGAATCTTGTCGCATTCCGGGTCTATCATCAGGTAGACCTTCAGGCTCGAGACCTTCACGTCTACAAGCGCAAGTCCCTTCTCGTCGGCTTCAATCTGGAATATGGCCCCGCGGTATTTCGGGGCCTTAGCAATCTCCTGCACTTTCTGGGAGAGGTTGGCGCACAATTCTTCACTCATGGTAGGGCCAAATTTAGAAAATTCGGAGTTCCTATTGCACGTCAACCGTCACTTTGTACATGGCTTTCCCGCGATGGCTCGAAAGCTTGTTCGCCGGGGCCGTGTTGACCTTGATATTCTTCTTGGTCACACCCTTCTGCTGCTGCAGGACCTTGAGCAAATCCTGGTTACGCTGTTCGGCGAGGGCAGAAATCTCCTTGCGGAGTTCCTTCTGATCAACGGAGCCGCTCTCCTTGAGGAAAGCCTGGAACCCTTCGTCGCTATCCTTC
This region includes:
- a CDS encoding NifU family protein; the encoded protein is MSEELCANLSQKVQEIAKAPKYRGAIFQIEADEKGLALVDVKVSSLKVYLMIDPECDKILETRFFTYGGPIFTALADTFCKMIQQKTIDEACSITAVSIEESLRDTPDVRAIPENAPEISQMQQLIEAVAQAYPEKKGTAILVREKMDRIKYRTQTAEGRAEADAEWNAMTKPQKIEKIEAWLHQSVRGMLQGDGGDVEILDLTEDNRLKIRYQGACAGCGSAMGGTLFYIEDELKNNVYYNLIVEPEDPLDNLPPNAMSDADRNLAGLDDNNPPPSLF